One Rissa tridactyla isolate bRisTri1 chromosome 1, bRisTri1.patW.cur.20221130, whole genome shotgun sequence DNA segment encodes these proteins:
- the BEST3 gene encoding bestrophin-3 isoform X1 — protein MTVTYSSKVANATFFGFHRLLLKWKGSIYKLLYREFIVFATLYTAISVLYRFFLTGSQKRFFEKLSIYCDKYAEQIPVTFVLGFYVTLVVNRWWNQFVNLPWPDRLMFLISSCVQGRDEYGRLLRRTLMRYVNLTSLLIFRSVSTAVYKRFPTMDHVVGAGFMTRYERKIFDDLKSPHLKYWVPFVWFGNLASRARKEGRIRDSVDLQTLMNEMNKYRSWCSLLFGYDWVGIPLVYTQVVTLAVYTFFFACLIGRQFLDTDQGYQGHDLDLYIPIFTLLQFFFYAGWLKVAEQLINPFGEDDDDFETNWCIDRNLQVSLLAVDEMHMNLPRMEKDIYWNDSSARPPYTKAAADYCIPSFLGSTIEMGLADTEFLYGEEWPWEEEKHRRQGSVLRRVKRFLSVHEGPSSPAHRRYSRQTSENSVFFPADEKGHIRRLQEMHTRGRHSTSSFKKKHEGVDRSNRLHSSRDLGPITETSRNEAQLSDSDTLSETNKPVPEVIISEAEEKAPDGLGKPDLQRELTASMPEEKLQRSLTEANVSLLDHPFFPPEMTTYIPGSEVHQSLPTVIGEPKHEPHGSHIAGFIADPERNLQRWSLPSFHSHSTVSNADAAPPLTDSGTTSQQRTFSDGKNVTSDAAPEVFEMQHLWENLDSRETAIVEFSNEKSERKL, from the exons atTTTTTCTTACAGGTAGCCAAAAACGGTTCTTTGAAAAATTATCAATTTACTGTGACAAATATGCTGAACAAATCCCGGTAACTTTTGTGCTCG GTTTCTATGTTACTTTGGTGGTGAATCGCTGGTGGAACCAGTTTGTGAACTTACCATGGCCGGATCGACTGATGTTCCTCATCTCTAGCTGTGTCCAGGGCAGAGATGAATATGGGCGCTTGCTGAGGAGGACTCTTATGCGTTATGTGAATTTGACATCTCTGCTGATCTTTCGCTCCGTGAGCACAGCCGTGTACAAAAGGTTCCCCACCATGGACCACGTGGTAGGAGCAG GTTTTATGACAAGATACGAAAGAAAAATTTTTGATGACCTTAAGTCTCCCCACCTTAAATACTGGGTTCCATTTGTCTGGTTTGGAAACTTGGCATCAAGGGCACGAAAAGAGGGAAGAATTCGAGACAGTGTGGATCTGCAGACGCTGATGAAT gAGATGAATAAGTACCGGTCTTGGTGTAGTCTTTTGTTTGGTTATGACTGGGTTGGAATTCCACTGGTCTATACCCAG GTTGTCACTCTCGCAGTCtatacttttttctttgcctgcctgatagggcgccagttTTTGGATACTGACCAAGGGTACCAGGGACATGACTTAGATCTTTACATTCCAATCTTCACACTATTACAGTTCTTCTTCTACGCAGGATGGCTCAAG GTCGCTGAACAACTTATTAATCCATTTGGagaagatgatgatgattttGAAACTAACTGGTGCATCGATAGAAATTTACAG GTCTCGCTTCTGGCGGTGGACGAGATGCACATGAACTTACCAAGGATGGAGAAAGATATTTACTGGAACGATTCCTCTGCCCGGCCGCCCTacacaaaagcagctgctgaTTACTGTATTCCTTCGTTCCTTGGATCGACTATTGAAATGGG GCTGGCTGATACCGAATTCCTCTATGGGGAAGAGTGGCCCTGGGAAGAGGAGAAACACCGAAGACAAGGTTCAGTGCTGAGAAGAGTCAAGAGATTTCTCAGCGTCCATGAGGGCCCTTCGTCCCCAGCTCACCGGCGCTACAGTCGACAGACAAGTGAGAATTCCGTGTTTTTCCCAGCAGACGAAAAGGGGCACATCAGACGGTTGCAGGAAATGCACACAAGAGGGAGACACTCTACCTCGAGCTTCAAGAAGAAACATGAAGGAGTTGACAGAAGTAACAGACTTCATAGTAGCAGAGATCTAGGACCCATAACTGAAACCTCAAGGAATGAGGCACAACTCAGTGATAGTGACACCTTATCCGAGACAAACAAACCAGTTCCTGAGGTCATCATCTCTGAAGCTGAGGAGAAAGCACCTGATGGGCTGGGCAAACCAGACCTGCAAAGAGAGCTCACCGCGAGCATGCCAGAAGAAAAGCTCCAAAGGAGCCTAACTGAGGCAAATGTGTCTCTTCTGGaccatccttttttccccccagaaatgaCTACATACATCCCAGGTTCTGAAGTGCATCAGTCACTTCCTACTGTGATAGGGGAGCCCAAACATGAACCCCATGGTAGTCACATAGCCGGTTTCATAGCAGATCCTGAGAGAAACCTTCAGCGATGGAGTTTACCAAGCTTCCATAGTCATAGTACAGTGTCAAACGCTGACGCTGCACCGCCTTTAACAGATTCTGGGACAACTTCACAACAAAGGACCTTCAGTGATGGAAAAAATGTTACTTCTGATGCTGCTCCAGAGGTGTTTGAGATGCAGCACTTATGGGAAAACCTGGATAGTAGAGAAACAGCCATAGTAGAATTTTCTAATGAGAAAAGTGAGAGAAAACTTTGA
- the BEST3 gene encoding bestrophin-3 isoform X2 gives MFLISSCVQGRDEYGRLLRRTLMRYVNLTSLLIFRSVSTAVYKRFPTMDHVVGAGFMTRYERKIFDDLKSPHLKYWVPFVWFGNLASRARKEGRIRDSVDLQTLMNEMNKYRSWCSLLFGYDWVGIPLVYTQVVTLAVYTFFFACLIGRQFLDTDQGYQGHDLDLYIPIFTLLQFFFYAGWLKVAEQLINPFGEDDDDFETNWCIDRNLQVSLLAVDEMHMNLPRMEKDIYWNDSSARPPYTKAAADYCIPSFLGSTIEMGLADTEFLYGEEWPWEEEKHRRQGSVLRRVKRFLSVHEGPSSPAHRRYSRQTSENSVFFPADEKGHIRRLQEMHTRGRHSTSSFKKKHEGVDRSNRLHSSRDLGPITETSRNEAQLSDSDTLSETNKPVPEVIISEAEEKAPDGLGKPDLQRELTASMPEEKLQRSLTEANVSLLDHPFFPPEMTTYIPGSEVHQSLPTVIGEPKHEPHGSHIAGFIADPERNLQRWSLPSFHSHSTVSNADAAPPLTDSGTTSQQRTFSDGKNVTSDAAPEVFEMQHLWENLDSRETAIVEFSNEKSERKL, from the exons ATGTTCCTCATCTCTAGCTGTGTCCAGGGCAGAGATGAATATGGGCGCTTGCTGAGGAGGACTCTTATGCGTTATGTGAATTTGACATCTCTGCTGATCTTTCGCTCCGTGAGCACAGCCGTGTACAAAAGGTTCCCCACCATGGACCACGTGGTAGGAGCAG GTTTTATGACAAGATACGAAAGAAAAATTTTTGATGACCTTAAGTCTCCCCACCTTAAATACTGGGTTCCATTTGTCTGGTTTGGAAACTTGGCATCAAGGGCACGAAAAGAGGGAAGAATTCGAGACAGTGTGGATCTGCAGACGCTGATGAAT gAGATGAATAAGTACCGGTCTTGGTGTAGTCTTTTGTTTGGTTATGACTGGGTTGGAATTCCACTGGTCTATACCCAG GTTGTCACTCTCGCAGTCtatacttttttctttgcctgcctgatagggcgccagttTTTGGATACTGACCAAGGGTACCAGGGACATGACTTAGATCTTTACATTCCAATCTTCACACTATTACAGTTCTTCTTCTACGCAGGATGGCTCAAG GTCGCTGAACAACTTATTAATCCATTTGGagaagatgatgatgattttGAAACTAACTGGTGCATCGATAGAAATTTACAG GTCTCGCTTCTGGCGGTGGACGAGATGCACATGAACTTACCAAGGATGGAGAAAGATATTTACTGGAACGATTCCTCTGCCCGGCCGCCCTacacaaaagcagctgctgaTTACTGTATTCCTTCGTTCCTTGGATCGACTATTGAAATGGG GCTGGCTGATACCGAATTCCTCTATGGGGAAGAGTGGCCCTGGGAAGAGGAGAAACACCGAAGACAAGGTTCAGTGCTGAGAAGAGTCAAGAGATTTCTCAGCGTCCATGAGGGCCCTTCGTCCCCAGCTCACCGGCGCTACAGTCGACAGACAAGTGAGAATTCCGTGTTTTTCCCAGCAGACGAAAAGGGGCACATCAGACGGTTGCAGGAAATGCACACAAGAGGGAGACACTCTACCTCGAGCTTCAAGAAGAAACATGAAGGAGTTGACAGAAGTAACAGACTTCATAGTAGCAGAGATCTAGGACCCATAACTGAAACCTCAAGGAATGAGGCACAACTCAGTGATAGTGACACCTTATCCGAGACAAACAAACCAGTTCCTGAGGTCATCATCTCTGAAGCTGAGGAGAAAGCACCTGATGGGCTGGGCAAACCAGACCTGCAAAGAGAGCTCACCGCGAGCATGCCAGAAGAAAAGCTCCAAAGGAGCCTAACTGAGGCAAATGTGTCTCTTCTGGaccatccttttttccccccagaaatgaCTACATACATCCCAGGTTCTGAAGTGCATCAGTCACTTCCTACTGTGATAGGGGAGCCCAAACATGAACCCCATGGTAGTCACATAGCCGGTTTCATAGCAGATCCTGAGAGAAACCTTCAGCGATGGAGTTTACCAAGCTTCCATAGTCATAGTACAGTGTCAAACGCTGACGCTGCACCGCCTTTAACAGATTCTGGGACAACTTCACAACAAAGGACCTTCAGTGATGGAAAAAATGTTACTTCTGATGCTGCTCCAGAGGTGTTTGAGATGCAGCACTTATGGGAAAACCTGGATAGTAGAGAAACAGCCATAGTAGAATTTTCTAATGAGAAAAGTGAGAGAAAACTTTGA